The proteins below come from a single Desulfitobacterium metallireducens DSM 15288 genomic window:
- a CDS encoding DUF1638 domain-containing protein, translating to MVNGNFRDYAIVACGTMIPELNALKETGFLDGVLLYTAPGLHQVPEELEKQLQKQLEVAKEHAKKIIVVYGGKYCYINMRDSYRTIDRVIDEMREDGYYIARTEVENCLDMLATVEEREQLAEGQNIWFCTPGWLKYRDMVFKGWDKANANENFPQYTGGGVMLDGIGFFDQYAIEHVEEILDFSDWAAIPLEAHSVSLERLKQVLIAAMEESSFQ from the coding sequence ATGGTGAATGGTAATTTTCGTGATTATGCTATAGTCGCTTGCGGAACAATGATACCGGAACTAAACGCTTTGAAAGAAACTGGCTTTTTAGATGGAGTGCTTCTTTATACTGCACCAGGTCTTCATCAGGTGCCTGAGGAATTAGAAAAACAATTACAAAAACAGCTTGAAGTAGCTAAGGAACACGCGAAGAAAATTATTGTGGTCTACGGCGGCAAGTATTGTTATATCAACATGAGAGATTCGTATCGTACGATTGATCGTGTTATAGATGAAATGCGCGAAGATGGATATTATATTGCCAGGACTGAAGTGGAAAATTGCTTAGATATGCTCGCGACGGTGGAAGAGAGAGAGCAATTGGCAGAAGGTCAAAATATTTGGTTTTGTACTCCCGGATGGCTGAAATATCGGGATATGGTCTTTAAAGGTTGGGATAAGGCCAATGCTAATGAAAATTTTCCGCAATACACTGGCGGGGGAGTTATGCTTGACGGAATTGGTTTTTTTGATCAATATGCCATAGAACATGTGGAGGAAATTCTGGATTTCTCCGATTGGGCCGCAATACCGCTGGAAGCTCATTCAGTAAGCTTAGAGCGCTTAAAACAAGTTTTAATAGCAGCAATGGAGGAAAGTTCCTTTCAATAA
- a CDS encoding response regulator transcription factor: MNKTILIADDHEDILEIMQRYVIKEGYTPLLAHDGEEAIQKFNESPPILLLLDVMMPKKDGFDVCRKIRETSNVPIIMITAKGEDGDRIMGLDIGADDYIVKPFSPAEVMARIRAILRRIDISEDEEKDIIRFPGLEINISTYEVLIQGQIINLTKKEIEILWLLAGNPGKVFSRDTLLDRVWGYDYFGDARTVDTHIKRLRSKIENSQSFNWDIKTVWGVGYKFEVKHV, translated from the coding sequence ATGAACAAGACAATCCTGATCGCCGATGATCATGAGGATATTCTCGAAATAATGCAACGATATGTGATTAAGGAGGGTTATACGCCACTCCTTGCGCATGATGGAGAAGAAGCCATTCAGAAGTTTAATGAATCGCCACCTATCCTTCTGTTACTCGATGTTATGATGCCTAAGAAGGATGGATTCGACGTTTGCCGTAAGATCCGTGAAACTTCGAATGTACCTATTATTATGATCACGGCTAAAGGCGAAGATGGAGATCGTATCATGGGTTTGGATATTGGGGCTGATGATTATATTGTTAAGCCCTTTAGTCCAGCAGAAGTTATGGCACGGATACGGGCGATTTTAAGACGGATTGACATTTCTGAGGATGAAGAAAAAGATATTATTCGTTTTCCAGGGTTAGAAATCAATATTTCAACTTATGAAGTATTAATACAGGGCCAAATCATTAATTTGACTAAGAAGGAAATCGAAATTCTATGGTTATTGGCAGGGAATCCAGGGAAAGTTTTTTCAAGGGATACCTTGCTTGATCGTGTCTGGGGTTATGATTATTTTGGTGATGCGCGAACAGTAGATACCCATATAAAAAGACTCAGATCTAAAATAGAAAATTCCCAATCGTTCAATTGGGATATCAAGACCGTCTGGGGAGTGGGATATAAATTTGAGGTAAAGCATGTTTAG
- a CDS encoding DUF2680 domain-containing protein: MKNLKKLLVVVTTLGVLGTAGSVYAATLKTPAEITAGVTGQTVETVTEQRSTTGKTYGTIAEEAGKLDEFQTQMLEQRKAVLDEQVAAGDITQAQADEIYNNIKNNQATCYGQGMGGRGYGMGGGYGMGRGAGNGAGFGRGGACGLGATQSTTNATPSTTQGALN, from the coding sequence ATGAAAAATCTCAAGAAACTCCTCGTCGTCGTCACAACCCTAGGAGTATTAGGGACAGCAGGTAGCGTTTATGCAGCAACACTCAAGACCCCAGCCGAAATCACAGCCGGTGTGACAGGCCAAACTGTTGAAACTGTAACCGAACAACGGTCTACCACAGGCAAAACTTATGGTACGATTGCCGAGGAAGCAGGCAAGCTAGATGAATTCCAAACCCAAATGCTAGAACAAAGAAAAGCTGTTCTTGACGAACAGGTTGCAGCTGGTGACATTACCCAAGCGCAAGCCGATGAAATCTATAATAACATCAAAAATAATCAAGCAACCTGCTATGGCCAAGGAATGGGAGGAAGAGGCTATGGCATGGGTGGTGGCTACGGAATGGGTAGAGGAGCCGGTAATGGGGCAGGATTCGGTAGAGGTGGCGCTTGCGGCCTAGGTGCTACTCAAAGCACTACTAATGCTACCCCAAGTACTACTCAAGGTGCTTTAAACTAA
- a CDS encoding molybdopterin-dependent oxidoreductase, producing MSSLKERNVAAKQTTASRDVEWVPSICNFCSTVCNVRIGVKEVNGKKTAVKIEGNPNSPLNRGKTCARGQAGLKQTYDEGRLTTPLIRVEGSKRGEWNFRPASWEEATNYFMQKMQENQVQPWEMAMVGGWTSCVFYMPLALAFAFTMQMPNIVAAPMQQCVTAGHLGNDFVTGNFNFHDEVLADFENAKYIIFSATNSGVAAASTSRLVRFAEAKKRGAKVVVLDPRMSELAAKADEWLPIKPGTDSAFFLAMIHVILRNKLYDLDFVRDHTNMSFLAVEHQGMVVPMMENDEKGNPTAFWVIDEITGEVRKLPGYNNTNTVDVDGKKLVPALEVPKGFEMNGQKPKTIFQYMLEQTAKFTPAWAEQETDIPAATIEKIAIEFGQTRPSLIDPGWHGARYGNMINTRRLQSIVQALVGGIDTTGGWLMSGEYREKLLHFVKNMKEGKPTPILGLPGMNFPLTAAGKFFDPASWQHGHPSFAMAHSMAEKAAGRQGVVMPAFSDYGLEEAIDGKLQYNGQPYKIKAILMNAANPVRHYYPESRWKKMLSSPNLGILAVIDIVPSDTAAYADVIFPNQNYIERDEPFIYGAGPSTDHAITTRFSAVESSADLKGTADILFGFAQAFGATDALVQTISELNGMNLQDLQEQIGKAVKGQQTYTKALRNVSFKHHSKNLGMSPEKLEQTLREKGVLIVETADKMREHATLLKDLPVPTPSGRIEIYSLYLAGFTMQQGPSDTWNPGFVYIPPQVNQAKKPDEFNFIYGKVPTVSYASTNSNNPILMALSKVKEDEFMGLWINTQKATLLNIKTGDTVTVENLVSGQKAQIKAFVTEMVRPDTVFMSSSWGSENPLLKNAAGVGTAINKLIPYQVEPLVSAFRSQEFTVRVTK from the coding sequence ATGAGTTCGCTAAAAGAACGTAACGTGGCAGCCAAACAAACCACCGCTTCACGCGATGTAGAGTGGGTACCAAGTATCTGCAATTTTTGCTCAACGGTTTGTAATGTGCGCATTGGGGTTAAAGAAGTAAACGGTAAGAAGACTGCCGTTAAAATTGAAGGAAACCCTAATAGTCCTTTGAACCGAGGGAAAACATGTGCCCGTGGTCAGGCTGGATTAAAACAAACTTATGATGAAGGGCGTCTAACAACTCCATTAATTCGAGTTGAAGGATCTAAGCGGGGAGAGTGGAACTTCCGTCCAGCATCATGGGAAGAAGCCACTAATTATTTTATGCAAAAGATGCAAGAAAACCAAGTTCAGCCTTGGGAAATGGCAATGGTCGGTGGCTGGACCTCCTGCGTGTTCTATATGCCTTTAGCCTTGGCTTTTGCTTTTACAATGCAGATGCCTAACATTGTTGCGGCACCTATGCAACAATGTGTAACAGCAGGTCACTTAGGCAATGACTTCGTAACTGGAAACTTTAACTTTCATGATGAAGTGCTCGCAGATTTTGAAAATGCTAAATACATCATTTTTTCAGCAACAAACTCTGGTGTAGCAGCTGCTTCAACAAGCCGCTTAGTTCGCTTTGCTGAAGCTAAAAAACGGGGTGCAAAAGTTGTTGTACTCGATCCCCGTATGTCTGAATTAGCTGCGAAAGCGGATGAATGGCTTCCTATTAAACCTGGAACAGATTCAGCCTTTTTCTTAGCCATGATTCACGTCATTCTTCGTAACAAATTATATGACCTTGATTTTGTAAGAGATCACACAAATATGTCTTTCCTTGCTGTTGAACATCAGGGCATGGTTGTGCCAATGATGGAAAATGACGAAAAAGGCAATCCAACTGCTTTCTGGGTAATTGATGAGATTACCGGCGAAGTTCGCAAGCTTCCGGGTTATAACAATACAAATACGGTTGATGTGGATGGCAAGAAACTTGTTCCTGCATTAGAAGTTCCCAAAGGCTTCGAGATGAATGGACAAAAGCCAAAAACAATTTTCCAATATATGCTCGAACAAACTGCGAAATTCACGCCTGCTTGGGCTGAACAAGAAACGGATATCCCCGCAGCGACTATTGAGAAAATCGCAATTGAGTTTGGACAAACTCGTCCATCTCTTATTGATCCAGGTTGGCATGGTGCTCGTTATGGAAATATGATCAATACCCGTCGTTTGCAAAGTATTGTTCAAGCTCTTGTGGGTGGAATTGATACCACTGGCGGTTGGCTCATGTCCGGTGAATATCGGGAAAAGCTTCTTCATTTCGTTAAGAATATGAAAGAGGGTAAACCGACGCCAATTCTAGGACTTCCAGGGATGAACTTCCCATTGACGGCAGCCGGTAAATTTTTTGATCCAGCTTCATGGCAGCATGGTCATCCATCCTTTGCAATGGCCCATTCGATGGCTGAAAAAGCTGCAGGTCGCCAAGGTGTTGTTATGCCAGCGTTCTCTGATTATGGGCTAGAGGAAGCAATAGACGGTAAACTTCAATATAACGGTCAACCCTATAAGATTAAAGCGATTTTAATGAATGCAGCAAATCCAGTTAGACATTACTATCCTGAATCACGATGGAAGAAGATGCTGTCAAGCCCAAATCTTGGAATACTTGCGGTAATCGATATTGTACCTTCCGATACTGCGGCTTATGCAGACGTCATTTTCCCAAATCAAAACTATATTGAACGGGATGAGCCTTTCATCTATGGAGCAGGCCCTTCTACGGATCACGCAATTACGACTCGGTTTAGTGCAGTTGAATCTAGCGCAGATTTAAAAGGAACTGCGGATATTCTCTTTGGTTTTGCCCAGGCCTTTGGAGCAACCGACGCTTTAGTTCAAACGATTTCAGAGCTTAACGGTATGAATCTTCAAGACCTTCAAGAGCAAATTGGCAAAGCTGTTAAAGGACAGCAAACATACACTAAAGCGTTACGTAATGTTTCCTTTAAGCATCATTCAAAGAATTTGGGAATGTCGCCAGAAAAGCTCGAACAAACCCTTCGTGAAAAAGGCGTGCTTATCGTTGAGACAGCTGATAAGATGCGGGAGCATGCAACTCTTCTTAAGGATCTACCGGTCCCAACTCCTTCTGGAAGAATTGAAATCTATTCCTTGTATCTTGCTGGTTTCACGATGCAGCAAGGTCCTTCAGACACCTGGAATCCAGGATTCGTTTATATCCCTCCCCAGGTTAATCAAGCGAAAAAACCGGATGAATTCAACTTCATTTATGGAAAAGTGCCGACAGTTTCTTATGCATCAACAAACTCTAATAATCCCATTCTGATGGCATTATCCAAGGTTAAAGAAGATGAATTCATGGGCCTCTGGATAAACACCCAAAAAGCAACCCTATTAAATATCAAAACCGGTGATACCGTAACGGTTGAAAACTTGGTTAGTGGACAAAAAGCGCAAATTAAAGCTTTTGTAACTGAGATGGTTCGTCCTGACACCGTATTCATGTCTTCATCTTGGGGAAGTGAAAACCCATTATTGAAAAATGCAGCTGGAGTCGGAACAGCTATCAATAAGTTGATTCCCTATCAAGTTGAACCTCTCGTAAGTGCATTCCGGAGTCAAGAATTCACCGTTCGCGTGACAAAGTAA
- a CDS encoding 4Fe-4S binding protein produces the protein MRKEKQIKFLRWILLALITLFITTEAYLHIKLGGGESPSIHALCPFGGLESLYQIFTAGSFISKIFAGTLVLFGVTVLLAILFRRSFCGLLCPFGAIQEFFAKMGQKIFRKKFVIPAKVDKPLRYLKYLVLIITVLYAWRTAGLWMAPYDPWSAYGHLPEGLESVWGESAVGLILLVITLIGSLLYDRFFCKYLCPMGALYGILGKVSPFKVVRNENTCIDCGKCNRSCPMNIDIQHNTEVKSAECINCQLCVLECPKPGALENKEGQKSMKPLIVIALVVVVFFGSILTFKAAGVYTVLPAPLKAGEAITYDEIKGYMTIKDAAEATNTPLEHFYTTFKIPKNVPAETMMKEISKTVPDYNWDEVKESLEK, from the coding sequence TTGAGAAAAGAGAAACAAATTAAATTTTTACGTTGGATTCTTTTAGCCCTTATTACGCTGTTTATTACGACTGAAGCATACCTGCATATTAAACTGGGGGGTGGAGAATCACCTTCCATACACGCGCTCTGCCCCTTTGGTGGACTGGAGAGTTTATATCAAATATTCACAGCAGGGAGCTTCATTAGCAAAATATTTGCAGGGACACTTGTCCTTTTTGGGGTAACTGTTCTATTGGCGATTCTTTTCAGACGAAGCTTTTGTGGGTTACTCTGTCCGTTTGGTGCTATTCAGGAGTTCTTTGCAAAAATGGGTCAGAAAATCTTTAGAAAAAAATTTGTTATTCCCGCAAAGGTCGATAAACCTTTAAGATATTTAAAATATCTCGTCCTCATCATTACCGTATTATATGCTTGGAGAACTGCAGGTTTATGGATGGCTCCTTATGATCCTTGGTCAGCTTATGGTCATTTACCTGAAGGTCTAGAAAGTGTATGGGGAGAATCTGCGGTAGGTTTAATCCTCTTAGTCATAACCTTGATTGGATCACTACTCTATGACCGCTTCTTCTGCAAGTATCTTTGCCCCATGGGTGCACTTTATGGGATACTGGGCAAAGTCAGTCCTTTTAAAGTTGTGAGAAACGAAAATACCTGCATCGATTGTGGAAAATGCAACCGTTCCTGTCCGATGAATATAGATATCCAGCATAACACGGAAGTGAAAAGTGCTGAATGCATTAACTGCCAACTTTGCGTCTTAGAATGTCCTAAACCAGGAGCCTTGGAAAACAAGGAAGGTCAAAAATCGATGAAGCCTCTCATCGTAATTGCTCTGGTCGTAGTTGTATTTTTCGGTTCTATCCTTACCTTCAAGGCTGCTGGTGTATATACGGTTTTACCGGCTCCCCTCAAAGCTGGAGAAGCAATCACTTATGATGAAATCAAAGGCTATATGACGATTAAGGATGCTGCTGAAGCAACTAATACACCACTCGAACATTTTTATACGACATTCAAAATTCCAAAAAATGTCCCTGCAGAAACGATGATGAAAGAGATCAGTAAAACAGTTCCGGATTACAATTGGGATGAAGTCAAAGAAAGTCTTGAAAAATAA
- a CDS encoding 4Fe-4S dicluster domain-containing protein: protein MARYGMVIDLRSCVGCQACSAACSLENQTPYWSNKWRTKVKDIEVGQYPNTGRHFVPTICMHCKEPACMTVCPSKATFKNDDGFVLVNYDTCLGCKACMAACPYGARYVYDKEDVRQAKEIYGDSTQHTKVHIDKCTFCQDRIARGMEPACVSTCPTTSRMVGDLDDPNSEVAKAVSSGLAKPLRPDLDTEPRVYYIY from the coding sequence ATGGCACGCTATGGCATGGTCATAGATCTGCGATCCTGTGTAGGCTGTCAGGCCTGTAGTGCAGCTTGCTCTCTTGAAAATCAAACTCCATATTGGTCTAATAAATGGCGGACTAAGGTAAAAGATATTGAAGTGGGTCAATACCCTAATACGGGTCGTCATTTTGTTCCAACGATTTGTATGCATTGTAAAGAACCGGCCTGCATGACGGTGTGTCCTTCTAAAGCGACTTTTAAAAATGATGATGGCTTTGTCTTGGTTAATTATGATACCTGCCTAGGATGTAAAGCATGTATGGCAGCATGTCCTTATGGTGCACGTTACGTCTATGACAAAGAGGATGTGCGTCAAGCTAAAGAAATCTATGGTGATAGTACTCAACACACCAAAGTCCATATTGATAAGTGTACTTTCTGCCAAGATCGGATAGCCCGTGGGATGGAACCAGCTTGTGTTTCGACCTGTCCCACAACTTCAAGAATGGTTGGTGATTTGGACGATCCTAACAGCGAAGTAGCCAAAGCGGTATCTTCAGGTTTGGCCAAACCACTCCGTCCTGACCTCGATACTGAACCACGCGTCTATTATATTTATTAA
- the nrfD gene encoding NrfD/PsrC family molybdoenzyme membrane anchor subunit, with the protein MAKPMHLERQEAYEWPVAVYLFFGGFGGALITLSYILNFFAATASMVGLATLSGLVFFAIAGLFLVFFDLERPLNAIYSMNNATKSGISWDVMLIIVNYVFGILFVIPEFANFSFLSGLSSMLAPYQVFFGAIAAIAGFLFPIISGGLLAAPASIPLWHTPALPVLYLVTSFSLALAYLGTLYAPNGTVYTAFMGAILALSALTFGLSLAYLEHTHNGPIEAKEGMHRMLKTARFVILYPLVGVLFPLGLSAYLFFSGATLTWAMPALAIALFLGGFAARNCVVNNGIETYPWPY; encoded by the coding sequence ATGGCAAAACCGATGCATCTTGAACGCCAAGAAGCTTATGAATGGCCGGTGGCCGTCTATCTGTTCTTCGGTGGTTTTGGTGGAGCACTAATTACTCTGTCCTATATATTAAATTTCTTTGCAGCAACTGCATCGATGGTTGGACTTGCAACTCTAAGTGGACTTGTATTTTTCGCCATCGCGGGTTTATTCCTTGTTTTCTTTGATTTAGAGCGGCCTCTCAATGCAATCTACTCTATGAATAACGCAACTAAGTCGGGGATCTCTTGGGACGTCATGCTCATTATCGTCAATTATGTATTTGGAATCCTTTTCGTAATTCCTGAGTTTGCGAATTTTAGTTTTCTAAGTGGATTATCAAGTATGCTTGCGCCTTATCAAGTGTTCTTTGGCGCCATTGCGGCAATTGCAGGATTCTTGTTCCCTATCATTTCAGGAGGGTTGCTCGCTGCTCCTGCATCAATCCCTCTCTGGCACACCCCTGCACTTCCGGTGCTCTATCTTGTAACATCCTTCTCTCTTGCACTTGCTTACCTCGGTACGCTTTATGCTCCAAACGGGACCGTATATACAGCTTTCATGGGTGCTATTTTAGCCCTTTCAGCATTAACCTTCGGCTTATCTTTAGCTTATCTCGAGCATACACATAATGGTCCAATTGAGGCTAAAGAAGGAATGCATCGTATGCTAAAAACGGCTCGTTTCGTCATTCTTTATCCCTTAGTTGGAGTGCTATTCCCGTTAGGGTTAAGTGCATATTTATTCTTCTCGGGTGCCACTTTAACATGGGCTATGCCAGCTCTGGCGATTGCATTATTCCTTGGCGGTTTTGCTGCTAGGAATTGCGTTGTGAACAATGGAATTGAAACTTATCCCTGGCCCTATTAA
- a CDS encoding glutaredoxin family protein, with the protein MRAKRFLKGKGIKWVEKNIIVPAHRKEMGKITNAQSVPVVQVGNQVLVGFSAQEYEETFKEWGLDK; encoded by the coding sequence ATACGCGCTAAGCGGTTCCTTAAGGGTAAAGGAATTAAATGGGTTGAGAAAAATATTATTGTGCCAGCGCATAGAAAAGAAATGGGGAAAATAACTAATGCGCAATCTGTTCCTGTAGTTCAGGTGGGTAATCAGGTTTTGGTGGGCTTTTCTGCCCAAGAGTATGAGGAAACATTTAAAGAATGGGGATTAGATAAATAA
- a CDS encoding YeiH family protein, producing MSSTKFTIQKLFASKTSYSLRFILGFLFTIVIAALGTGLANLPITNRIGAMLCAILIAVLYRNILGYPEGLRPGIQFSAQKVLRFAIILYGFRLNINMILQQGIPLLLRDTLTIVIAISTTLLISKGLKGEKQLSLLLGIGTGVCGAAAIAAVAPIIKANEEDTAIGAGIIALVGTLFTLAYTLLYPYLHLTPIQYGIWSGVSLHEIAHVAAAAGPVGSDALAEALLAKLGRVFLLIPISLILTLWVRHNSKGNSETTQTASFPWFLIGFILTSLIGSYLPIPTRVLDSLTTLSSFLLVAAMVGLGLNVHLASLRSRALRPLVAMLIASVLVSIVSYFTLVL from the coding sequence ATGTCTAGCACTAAATTTACAATTCAAAAGTTATTTGCATCAAAAACGTCCTATTCCTTACGGTTTATCTTAGGTTTCTTATTTACGATCGTCATTGCCGCTCTCGGTACGGGGTTAGCCAACTTGCCTATAACCAATAGAATTGGCGCTATGCTGTGCGCTATTTTGATTGCTGTCCTCTATCGAAATATCCTAGGATATCCAGAAGGCCTTCGCCCTGGCATTCAGTTTAGTGCTCAAAAAGTCTTACGTTTTGCAATCATACTCTATGGATTTCGTTTAAATATCAATATGATTCTTCAGCAAGGAATCCCCTTATTACTTCGTGATACCCTCACCATCGTAATCGCCATCTCCACTACGTTACTTATTTCCAAAGGGCTTAAGGGTGAGAAACAACTTTCTCTGCTTTTAGGGATCGGGACCGGTGTGTGTGGAGCAGCTGCTATAGCGGCTGTAGCTCCAATTATTAAAGCCAATGAAGAGGATACCGCTATCGGAGCCGGTATAATTGCCCTGGTCGGTACACTTTTTACCCTTGCCTATACCCTTCTCTATCCTTACTTACATCTAACCCCGATCCAATACGGAATTTGGAGCGGCGTAAGCCTACACGAGATTGCTCATGTTGCAGCCGCTGCTGGCCCAGTAGGCTCTGATGCATTGGCAGAGGCCTTACTCGCCAAACTAGGACGCGTCTTCCTTCTTATCCCTATCAGCCTAATTCTTACCTTGTGGGTACGCCATAATTCAAAAGGCAATTCAGAAACTACCCAAACTGCTTCGTTTCCTTGGTTTCTTATAGGTTTTATTCTCACGAGCCTCATTGGCTCTTACTTACCCATCCCTACACGGGTCTTGGATTCCCTTACAACCCTTTCATCCTTCTTACTCGTAGCTGCAATGGTTGGACTCGGCTTAAATGTTCATCTAGCAAGCCTACGTTCTCGAGCCCTCCGCCCGTTAGTGGCAATGCTTATCGCCTCTGTATTAGTTTCTATAGTCTCCTACTTCACCCTAGTATTATAA
- a CDS encoding LysR family transcriptional regulator, which produces MIIEPLEIFKKVAEEKSFSKAAEDLFLSQPGVSLHIRNLENEFGTKLIYRSSKRVELTPAGEILYQQACQIINLYTQAKEKINQIQSIVTGSLRIGASFTIGEYILPELVSQMAAKYSKLDVSVTIANTEEIAQDLSQNRLDIALVEGRVSATEFILESFMEDEMVLIAPPGHPLTLLNKVTLKNMENQIWILREAGSGTREFSDHFMQILKLKMQHSYVFSSNKGVKAAVVSGLGIALVSHLIIEKELVAGELVVIPLDQEVVRLAREFVIVRLPDNYFTKASEVLLAELHGYSRKS; this is translated from the coding sequence TTGATCATTGAACCCCTTGAAATTTTTAAAAAGGTAGCAGAAGAAAAAAGCTTTTCCAAAGCGGCAGAGGATCTCTTCCTATCGCAACCTGGGGTTAGTTTACATATCCGTAATTTGGAGAACGAATTTGGTACGAAGCTTATTTATCGTTCGTCAAAACGCGTTGAGCTCACTCCAGCAGGTGAAATTCTCTATCAACAGGCCTGTCAGATCATTAATCTTTATACGCAGGCTAAAGAGAAAATCAATCAAATCCAGAGTATTGTTACAGGAAGTCTGCGTATAGGAGCAAGTTTCACAATAGGTGAATACATACTGCCTGAATTAGTTAGCCAGATGGCAGCAAAATATTCGAAACTCGATGTTTCAGTAACTATCGCAAATACGGAAGAAATAGCACAGGATCTCAGCCAGAATCGCTTGGATATAGCCTTGGTTGAGGGACGTGTCAGTGCTACCGAGTTTATTCTTGAGTCATTCATGGAAGATGAGATGGTTTTAATTGCCCCACCGGGGCATCCTCTGACACTGTTAAACAAGGTGACTTTAAAGAATATGGAGAACCAAATATGGATACTGCGGGAGGCAGGCTCAGGTACACGAGAGTTCAGTGATCATTTTATGCAAATACTTAAACTTAAGATGCAGCATTCTTATGTATTCAGCAGTAATAAAGGGGTTAAGGCTGCAGTGGTCAGTGGTTTAGGTATTGCCTTAGTCTCACATTTAATTATCGAAAAAGAGTTAGTTGCGGGAGAATTAGTGGTGATACCGCTTGATCAAGAGGTTGTTAGGCTAGCTAGGGAATTTGTAATTGTCCGACTACCTGATAATTATTTCACAAAGGCTTCTGAGGTGCTCCTGGCAGAGTTGCATGGTTACAGTCGCAAATCTTAA
- a CDS encoding TlpA disulfide reductase family protein, giving the protein MSKLKKYLAIIVLIGLALWGFGSVQGNRSTSNTSSSNQAQALTVGLEVGNLAPDFALQTLEGKSITLSSLKGKKVILNFWASWCPPCRQEMPDMEKFYKENNNGEIEILAVNLTDAEKSRADVPTFMKTNGITFPVVLDEKGKVGQLYNVSSIPASFIIDSKGVIQKKLVGPMTYESMKSMLTAIR; this is encoded by the coding sequence ATGAGCAAATTGAAGAAATATTTAGCTATTATCGTTTTAATTGGCTTGGCTCTTTGGGGTTTTGGAAGTGTGCAAGGGAACCGCAGTACATCTAATACGTCTTCATCAAACCAAGCGCAGGCGTTGACTGTGGGTCTTGAGGTCGGCAACTTAGCACCAGATTTTGCATTACAAACGTTAGAGGGAAAATCAATCACGCTTTCCAGTCTTAAAGGGAAAAAGGTCATTCTCAATTTCTGGGCCAGTTGGTGTCCCCCTTGTCGGCAAGAGATGCCGGACATGGAAAAGTTCTACAAAGAAAATAATAACGGTGAAATTGAAATCTTGGCTGTTAATCTAACGGATGCAGAAAAAAGCCGAGCAGATGTCCCGACTTTCATGAAAACCAATGGTATTACTTTCCCTGTAGTTCTAGATGAAAAGGGTAAAGTAGGTCAGTTGTACAATGTATCGTCGATTCCAGCTAGTTTTATCATTGACTCGAAAGGTGTTATTCAAAAAAAACTGGTGGGTCCTATGACGTACGAGTCAATGAAGTCAATGCTGACTGCCATAAGATAG
- a CDS encoding glutaredoxin domain-containing protein gives MKDVIMFTTKTUPYCSMAKEFLSQHKIHFVEKDINVDTQAQSELMRRNISGVPAFFIGEDVVVGLDKAKILQLVDHRIIECEKCQTKMRVPLGKGTIKVTCPKCAHTFNVTPNLL, from the coding sequence ATGAAAGACGTGATCATGTTTACAACAAAAACCTGACCGTATTGTTCAATGGCGAAAGAGTTTCTTTCGCAGCATAAAATTCACTTCGTAGAAAAGGATATTAACGTGGATACTCAAGCTCAATCTGAGTTAATGCGACGAAATATTAGTGGTGTGCCTGCATTCTTTATTGGTGAAGATGTCGTGGTGGGATTGGATAAAGCAAAAATCCTCCAACTTGTCGATCATCGTATTATTGAATGTGAGAAATGTCAGACTAAGATGCGGGTACCTTTGGGCAAAGGGACAATTAAAGTAACGTGTCCGAAATGTGCCCATACTTTTAATGTAACTCCCAATTTACTTTAG